The window ACTTCAATAAAAGGTAAAAAAATATCTTGATAATGATAATCTTGAACTGATTTTGTAAAAAATAAAAAACTAGAAAAAATAGTTTTCTTCTTTACTTCTTTCTTTAAAAAACATTTATCAACTTGATAAACAGCTCCTATATGAGGAAAAAGAGAAACAGTTAAATCCTCAGAGTGACAAAAATTAACTATATTTTCTTCATAAACTTTATTAGCTTTAATTTTTCTAATAAAATAGTCCGCCTCAAATAATTCGTCTGTCAGATTATCTACTTTAAACAATGCATTAAAGACTCTATCGTTATCTAATAAATTGTTTTTAGTATCTATTGATAACTTTCCTAATAAATTCTCAAACTTTGTACTTTTTACAAAACTTTTTATAAAGTTATCATCAATTTGAGGAGAGATTTCTACATTACTTGTAATCAACAATGTACTGCTATCTTTTATTACTCTTCCTTTTTTTAATTCTTTTAAAAAAAACGATAAATATTCATTTTTAAACTCTACAAAATATTGTTTTTCTATATCATCTAAATTTAGTTTATTTAATATTTTATCGTAATTAAAGAAATCTAGTAAATTTATTATTCCATCTCTATTTATACCTACAGCATTCCAAGTACAAGTATAAGGAATAAATCCTCTTTCTTTATCCACCATTATACTTACAAACTGAGCTATTCCTCCACCCAAAGAGTGTCCTGTTATTGAGATTTTTTCTTTTGGTATCTTGAACTCATCATATATTTTATTAAATACTTCTAATCCATCATAAAATTGAACAGGTTTCACACCTAAGCCAATTTTCAAATCATTTTCTATAAAGTCTTTATATGCATCTTCTATTGGATATTTTTCACTGCCTCTATAAGCTATTACATATTTATCATATTTTATATTTTTAAAAACTACACTATAAAATCCAGTAGAATCTCTTTCTAAATCTGAAGCTCTTTTACTTTCTACATAAAATACTTCCCAATTATGAAGTATATCCTTAAAAAAATCATAAAATAAATATCTTGTTTTAGAATTTGAAAAATAAAATCCATCACTGTCTAACTTTAATGAATCGTTCTCTCTATAAATTTGATCTAAATTTTTTCTATAATCCTCTTGAGAAAAATTACAATAAGAGAGTACACTAAGCAACAGATAATCTTTCGCTCTTTGCATTATATACCTCCTAAATAATTTAAAATTTTAATAGAGATAAAAATAAATATGTTACTCCCATCCCTATTGCGGCTCCTATTATCGTTTCTAAAACTGTATGAATTTTACCCTCTACTCTTGATTGTAAAACTAAAACTAATAAAAATAACGATAAATAAAAAACTCTCACATCATGAGTTAGGAAAAATATTCCCATAAATAAAGCTCCTCCTAACGCACTATGTCCACTAGGTATTCCTCCTCTTAATGGAGTTCCTTTTTTAAAAAAACTTTTAATACCAATTACTAAAACGACTATAAATATAATTATAAAAATAAGAACATTTGCATATGATTCTTTTAATAAATCAAAAAAATTACTAAATTCACCTGCTATTCTTTTATGAAATACTAAATACCCAACTATAAGGGCATTACTAGCAGCTATAAAAACTGCACCTGCACCTACATCCTTAGCTCTTTTAGCTAAAATATTGTATTCTGGAGAAACTAAATCTACAAAACTTTCTATTGCCGTATTTAAAAGCTCTGCAGATAAAACAAGGGCCATACTAATTGATAAAACAATTAGTTCCATTCTGCTAACACCTAAAAAAATTGAAATCATTAAAACTAATATTGTACAAAATGCATGGAACTTCATATTTCTTTCAGTTCTAATTGTTTCTATTATTCCTTCAATAGCAACATTAAAACTTTGTGTTATATCCTGTTTTGTCCCCTTATCCTTCATATATTCCTCCCATTAATCTCTAGTATGTCCAAATTTTCCTAATATCTCTTCTTCTCTAGCTCTCATTTCTTTTTTATCTTCTTCATCTATATGATCATATCCTAACAAATGAAGTATTCCATGAGTTAAAACATAAAAGAACTCTCTTCTAAAAGAGTGATTATACTCATTGCATTGCTCTTCAACTCTTTCTAAAGAAATTATTATATCCCCTAAAGTATCATAAGGTCCTATCATATAGTCTTCTGTTTCATGATATGCAAATGATATTACATCTGTTGGTCTATCTTTATCTCTAAAATCTCTGTTTATTCTTTGAATCTCTTCGTTTCCTACTAATACTACAGATATATATACTGGTTTTTCAGATTGAAATTCATCATTTAAAACCTCACATATATACTCTTTTACTTCCTCTTCATTTATAT of the Cetobacterium sp. NK01 genome contains:
- a CDS encoding diacylglycerol kinase, with protein sequence MKDKGTKQDITQSFNVAIEGIIETIRTERNMKFHAFCTILVLMISIFLGVSRMELIVLSISMALVLSAELLNTAIESFVDLVSPEYNILAKRAKDVGAGAVFIAASNALIVGYLVFHKRIAGEFSNFFDLLKESYANVLIFIIIFIVVLVIGIKSFFKKGTPLRGGIPSGHSALGGALFMGIFFLTHDVRVFYLSLFLLVLVLQSRVEGKIHTVLETIIGAAIGMGVTYLFLSLLKF
- the ybeY gene encoding rRNA maturation RNase YbeY; amino-acid sequence: MEVVLDFSLEIDGFNEYINEEEVKEYICEVLNDEFQSEKPVYISVVLVGNEEIQRINRDFRDKDRPTDVISFAYHETEDYMIGPYDTLGDIIISLERVEEQCNEYNHSFRREFFYVLTHGILHLLGYDHIDEEDKKEMRAREEEILGKFGHTRD